The Apostichopus japonicus isolate 1M-3 chromosome 20, ASM3797524v1, whole genome shotgun sequence genome contains a region encoding:
- the LOC139960982 gene encoding uncharacterized protein has translation MEHFFLTLILHATALLAVHCQDYFSNECFDGYGYDSNSYSYSYSSGTISFSSFDWYGDEEVVYFFESNDTSFHLCPAVHLCNHDGDPPVCSCHPSCVYFKTCCYDESTFNSHPNRTERSSSLGDWTIDDFVCVETTAPLRGHHMIGKCPPSWEDDYIRQKCEDVSTLFDENVFEFADPPSIIPVVKTGNITFRNGFCATCHSVGIDQLVSWKMEINCQESRFANLEDDIRGTLNGLGSECQVNLEPPKRSVGLAVLPCFPREVKTACEDEFHSITVDESLATLQQNCLTNLAPLCLSDGTVYKNPECVLYNYPNKTFPYGFRGQYCFGMTPLLSPSMAGNDDLGFKGPEKIVSLSVVFDFSSSSGLRFEKEGLQYEENGVLCGEGEVFDPFRGECIALSCPEGYYFSMGGCSPVTEDKSYCRHRNSTPDTIITAVYRASLNDSEDLLNIYSKVCISDALHIPSHVLRRVDDKATATTDPSHVTWDPTHIDVHDGDTADNEDFFKIQFSVNRSSTNINYLLRNLQNIDIHDFTREIGMKDEKPSASVRLRQVCGNFINVRFHSGCEDLGSIKSRCSPYPIRKEATWSITEEEGSVLVDFQRLEGPRPLQDVYLLVDVSIDDHGKVDVSKEASFCDDLRCPTLEVNASEFHKISLNGTAALQHVTNENVIILSSEYRFLNNGLLKLCSSVLTNGWAVVLTDKDRQHVNDHTQAIISTVGICLSVICLWCTILIYMLFPSLRRTASNRLTVSFCLFLSLSQASSLVLALPTYSTIFCSAVAIATHYLWLVTFTTTSVIGFDMDQAFAWRPMTHSMGEGKCRLLKYLSVCYGLPLVVIIPFTSLHFYLQDESPIRYGNSLICWISDPQWIFYGIAIPLAVCMACNVFFFVHTVREINNTRQTTAKMNDSGRQKPLQDVFVFLKISLQMGFTWATSFIANLTGSTIAWYIFILLNSMQGVLIFIVFILGTRVRKLLTQKLGFSTVVQNSATNRSTRSTTDPSIRKFDHSETKI, from the exons ATGGAacatttctttcttactttgatTTTGCATGCGACCGCGTTACTTGCGGTTCATTGCCAGGATTACTTTTCAAATGAATGTTTCGATGGTTATGGCTATGATTCCAACAGCTACTCCTACAGTTACAGCTCGGGaacgatttcattttcttcgtTTGACTGGTACGGAGATGAGG AAGTGGTGTATTTCTTTGAATCCAACGATACCTCTTTCCATCTCTGTCCTGCGGTTCATCTCTGTAACCATGACGGTGATCCTCCCGTATGTTCGTGCCATCCATCGTGCGTATATTTCAAAACTTGTTGCTACGACGAATCAACCTTCAATAGTCATCCAAATCGAACGGAACGATCAAGTTCACTGGGTGATTGGACTATTGACGATTTCGTCTGTGTGGAGACAACTGCACCCTTGAGAGGacatcatatgattggaaaatGTCCTCCATCTTGGGAAGATGATTATATACGTCAAAAATGTGAGGATGTTTCTACATTATTCGACGAGAACGTTTTTGAGTTCGCAGACCCTCCCTCTATCATTCCCGTCGTTAAGACTGGAAACATTACATTCCGTAATGGATTCTGCGCAACATGCCATTCagtcggtatcgatcaattggtCTCGtggaaaatggaaataaattgCCAAGAATCCAGATTTGCTAATCTAGAAGATGACATACGAGGAACTTTAAACGGGCTTGGATCGGAATGTCAGGTGAACCTAGAACCTCCGAAACGATCGGTCGGACTTGCTGTATTACCATGTTTCCCGAGAGAAGTTAAAACCGCTTGTGAAGACGAATTCCACTCAATAACTGTTGATGAATCTCTGGCAACATTACAGCAAAATTGCTTAACAAATCTTGCACCTTTGTGCCTAAGTGATGGTACTGTCTACAAAAATCCCGAATGCGTGCTCTACAACTACCCCAACAAAACTTTCCCATATGGGTTTCGCGGACAATATTGCTTCGGAATGACTCCGCTTCTTTCGCCTTCAATGGCAGGCAACGACGACTTAGGGTTTAAAGGTCCGGAAAAAATAGTTTCTTTATCGGTTGTATTCGATTTTAGCTCTAGTAGTGGGCTTAGATTTGAGAAAGAAGGCTTACAGTATGAAGAGAACGGGGTACTTTGCGGTGAGGGAGAAGTGTTTGATCCATTCAGGGGGGAATGTATCGCACTGTCATGTCCTGAAGGATATTATTTTAGCATGGGGGGCTGCTCTCCTGTTACCGAAGATAAAAGCTATTGCAGGCACCGTAACTCCACCCCTGACACAATCATTACAGCTGTTTATCGAGCTTCTTTGAATGATTCTGAAGatttattgaatatatattcaaaagtcTGTATCAGCGATGCATTGCACATTCCTAGCCATGTCCTACGCCGTGTAGACGATAAGGCTACCGCTACGACAGACccatcgcatgttacgtgggaTCCAACTCATATTGATGTTCATGATGGTGATACTGCCGATAATGAGGATTTCTTCAAGATACAATTCTCGGTGAATCGTTCCTCGACGAACATAAATTATTTACTTCGTAACTTGCAGAATATAGATATTCACGACTTTACTCGAGAAATTGGTATGAAAGATGAAAAACCGTCTGCCTCTGTTCGTCTCAGACAGGTGTGTGGTAACTTCATAAATGTTCGCTTCCATTCCGGATGCGAGGATCTCGGATCAATCAAGTCAAGGTGCTCGCCGTACCCTATCAGGAAAGAGGCAACATGGAGTATCACAGAGGAAGAAGGTTCAGTCTTGGTTGATTTTCAAAGGCTAGAGGGGCCACGACCTTTACAAGATGTTTATCTTTTGGTCGATGTCTCTATTGACGACCATGGCAAAGTAGACGTTTCAAAAGAGGCTTCTTTCTGTGACGATTTGAGGTGCCCAACTTTAGAGGTCAATGCTTCAGAGTTCCATAAAATTTCGTTGAATGGGACAGCAGCTTTACAACATGTCACCAACGAAAACGTTATTATTCTTTCGTCGGAGTATCGATTTTTAAATAACGGCTTGTTGAAACTTTGTTCGTCGGTGTTGACCAACGGCTGGGCTGTGGTATTAACAGATAAAGATCGACAACACGTCAATGACCATACTCAAGCGATAATCAGCACTGTAGGTATATGCCTGTCTGTCATTTGCCTATGGTGTACTATACTGATATACATGCTATTTCCATCTCTAAGACGGACTGCAAGTAACAGATTGACCGTGagtttttgtctctttttaaGCCTCTCACAAGCATCTTCTTTGGTTCTTGCACTACCAACCTATTCGACGATCTTCTGTTCTGCTGTAGCTATAGCAACGCATTATCTATGGCTCGTAACATTCACAACCACCTCAGTTATAGGTTTCGACATGGATCAAGCTTTTGCGTGGAGGCCAATGACACACTCAATGGGAGAAGGCAAATGTCGTCTGCTCAAATATCTCTCGGTATGCTATGGCCTGCCGCTGGTCGTGATAATTCCATTTACCTCTCTACATTTTTATCTTCAAGATGAATCACCGATTCGATATGGCAACAGTCTCATTTGTTGGATCTCCGATCCGCAATGGATCTTCTATGGGATCGCGATCCCGTTAGCGGTATGCATGGCttgtaatgttttctttttcgtcCATACTGTCCGAGAAATCAACAACACTAGACAAACTACCGCTAAGATGAATGACAGCGGAAGACAAAAACCTCTCCAAGATGTGTTTGTGTTTCTCAAG ATTTCCCTTCAAATGGGATTCACTTGGGCGACTAGTTTCATCGCTAACCTGACAGGTTCCACGATTGCTTGGTATATATTCATCTTACTGAATTCTATGCAAGGTGTTCTCATCTTCATCGTCTTCATCCTTGGGACGCGAGTGAGAAAACTGTTGACCCAGAAGCTTGGATTTTCGACTGTAGTACAAAATAGCGCCACAAATAGAAGCACACGATCGACGACAGACCCATCCATTCGTAAATTTGATCACAGCGAAACGAAAATTTGA